The following are encoded together in the Desulfofalx alkaliphila DSM 12257 genome:
- a CDS encoding SDR family NAD(P)-dependent oxidoreductase: MRLKDKVAIITGSTSGMGRATAELFAREGAKVVVTGRNEERAQEVVGKIKSEGFEATYVIADMLNLDSLKKIVDTAVNNYGTVDILFNNAGLLSVAPIEKLTLDEWERVFKVNVTAPLYLTQLVVPIMNAKGKGVIINTSSVAGAHAHHGNAAYVSSKHAIAGLTKSMAWELGPEIRVNAILPGAIMTAMVDSVGGEAAVKHLIEGSPLKKAGQPEEIARAALFLCTDDSSFVTGQLIRVDGGIDI; this comes from the coding sequence ATGAGGTTAAAGGACAAGGTGGCCATAATTACAGGATCAACATCAGGAATGGGGAGAGCAACTGCTGAGCTCTTTGCCCGGGAGGGGGCTAAAGTTGTTGTTACCGGTAGAAACGAAGAAAGGGCCCAGGAAGTAGTAGGCAAAATAAAAAGTGAAGGATTTGAAGCTACCTATGTAATTGCTGATATGCTTAATTTGGACAGCTTAAAGAAAATTGTAGACACTGCAGTCAACAACTATGGAACGGTGGATATTTTATTCAACAACGCAGGTTTACTCAGTGTGGCACCCATTGAAAAGTTAACACTGGATGAATGGGAAAGGGTCTTTAAGGTTAATGTTACTGCACCGCTATATCTTACCCAACTGGTTGTTCCAATTATGAATGCTAAAGGAAAGGGCGTAATTATAAACACCAGTTCTGTGGCCGGTGCTCACGCCCATCATGGTAATGCTGCATATGTTTCTTCAAAACACGCCATAGCCGGGCTTACTAAATCAATGGCCTGGGAGTTAGGCCCTGAAATTCGTGTAAACGCTATCCTGCCTGGGGCAATTATGACTGCCATGGTTGACAGTGTAGGAGGAGAGGCTGCAGTAAAACACCTTATTGAAGGCTCACCGCTAAAGAAAGCCGGGCAGCCCGAAGAAATAGCAAGGGCAGCCCTGTTCTTGTGCACGGATGATTCGTCATTTGTCACCGGACAGCTAATTAGGGTAGACGGTGGAATAGATATTTAA
- a CDS encoding FAD-dependent oxidoreductase, whose translation MAKVKLIINGKEVLAEEDSILIEVARENGFAIPSLCHDPRLKPFGACRQCLVEVEGARGLVQACGARVTEGMVVKTDTEKIIGVRRLGLEFLLSEHNGDCVGPCQLACPAGIDIQGFVAHIANGQIQEAAKLIREKMPFPSSVGRVCPSFCEAECRRNLVEEPLAICALKRFAGDHGSVDGHPYVPQTKPDTGKQVAVIGGGPAGLTAAYYLAIEGHRVTIFEAAPKLGGMLRYGIPEYRLPKEVLDQEIAAITELCQNVFCNKVLGRDFTLGQLKQMGFDAVFIGIGCWANQTLRLPLEEELKGVYSGIEFLREVALKKPIQIGKQVTVIGGGNVAMDAARTAVRLGAQQVTVVYRRSREEMPANPHEVTQAIEEGVQFAMLTAPLGFVESEGQVQGLKCIKMQLGEPDASGRRRPEPVQGSEFEISTDMVISAIGQRLDRASLVGSEEVVLTKRGCIKADEATMQTKIEWLFTAGDCFTGPKTVVQAVGDARRAAISINQYLSGQVVKGELKPFNATRGSLAQIDPAEFEGQKRMPRAVMPTVDPAVRKDNFNQFELGFTPEVAQAEAARCLSCGCLDVFNCRLREYATQLDVQVDRLGLGGKRYPVFKDHPDLVRDPNKCVLCGNCVRICQEVVGIGALGFVNRGYDTVVLPSLKKPLAETDCNACGQCVAVCPTGALTYKNRQAKPGPWKTELVESVCNECNIGCKLCVEVAGRQIVSVTSPVKGNPVNYGYLCSKGSFGYKDLEGLKRLNVPLIKKEGKMEEVTWQQAIDAAAHIIKTVRDTEGLDSIAVAVSPGLTNEEIYLTNKIGRTVLGTNEQYSTVFVPTGKVLSEIISAGESPSLEDVASSDLVMVVGQGITENYPVISYKLRKAVEQGGKLVVISPDSEEFELLSTYNLKVHPQHLVSLLECLVKAVVDNNLQQSAIDAEITVSSSWCNQEQINQLVELWRKAKKPIVLVNGQVIGAEELTQLKRLLLLTGHLGKRGKSIVVLYPYGNIQYLTKTGIKTDAKDRAQLIDKLNNGKIKAALIIDDGLGLNTDLLGADIKTILITPYQHEKPRADVILPAATIFETNGSLLNCEGRIQYITACRAPLAGKRNCSILLELAKALGQEMPYTGEPDIHRQMFKSYFK comes from the coding sequence ATGGCTAAGGTCAAATTAATTATCAACGGCAAAGAAGTACTGGCTGAAGAGGATAGTATTTTAATAGAAGTTGCCAGAGAAAATGGTTTTGCAATTCCCTCCCTTTGTCATGACCCGCGCTTGAAGCCTTTCGGTGCTTGTCGCCAGTGTTTAGTGGAAGTTGAAGGTGCCCGGGGGCTTGTTCAAGCCTGTGGGGCAAGGGTAACCGAAGGGATGGTTGTAAAAACCGACACCGAGAAAATAATCGGTGTTCGTCGGTTAGGATTGGAATTTTTGCTGTCCGAACACAATGGCGATTGTGTGGGCCCCTGCCAGCTGGCTTGCCCTGCTGGTATTGACATTCAAGGTTTTGTGGCTCACATAGCCAATGGGCAAATTCAAGAGGCTGCTAAACTTATTCGCGAAAAAATGCCTTTTCCTTCTTCGGTGGGTAGGGTATGCCCCAGTTTTTGTGAAGCTGAATGCCGTCGCAATTTAGTGGAAGAACCCTTGGCCATATGTGCTTTAAAAAGATTTGCCGGGGACCATGGTTCGGTAGACGGCCACCCCTATGTGCCCCAGACTAAACCTGATACCGGCAAACAGGTGGCTGTGATCGGTGGTGGCCCTGCCGGTCTAACGGCAGCCTATTACCTGGCCATTGAAGGCCACCGGGTAACAATTTTTGAGGCAGCCCCTAAGTTGGGTGGTATGCTGCGCTACGGCATCCCGGAATACCGCTTGCCAAAGGAGGTTTTAGACCAAGAGATTGCAGCCATTACCGAGCTTTGTCAGAATGTGTTTTGCAATAAGGTTTTGGGGCGGGATTTCACCCTTGGCCAATTGAAACAAATGGGCTTTGATGCAGTGTTTATAGGAATTGGCTGTTGGGCTAACCAGACCTTAAGGTTACCTTTGGAAGAAGAACTGAAAGGAGTTTATTCCGGCATTGAATTTCTGCGTGAGGTTGCTCTTAAAAAGCCCATCCAAATTGGAAAGCAAGTGACTGTGATTGGGGGCGGTAATGTAGCTATGGATGCTGCCAGGACAGCAGTCCGCCTGGGTGCTCAACAGGTAACAGTGGTCTACCGCCGTTCAAGGGAAGAAATGCCTGCTAACCCCCATGAGGTAACCCAAGCCATTGAGGAGGGTGTTCAGTTTGCTATGCTCACCGCTCCATTGGGTTTTGTTGAATCCGAGGGCCAGGTGCAAGGTTTAAAATGTATCAAAATGCAGCTGGGTGAACCGGATGCCTCTGGCCGTCGTCGACCGGAACCTGTGCAGGGTTCTGAATTTGAAATATCCACGGATATGGTGATTAGCGCCATCGGCCAAAGATTAGACCGGGCCAGTCTGGTTGGCAGCGAAGAGGTCGTCTTAACCAAGAGGGGCTGCATAAAGGCTGATGAAGCCACAATGCAGACCAAGATAGAGTGGCTGTTTACAGCCGGGGATTGTTTTACCGGCCCTAAAACTGTTGTTCAGGCCGTTGGGGATGCCCGGAGGGCGGCCATATCAATTAATCAATATCTAAGCGGCCAAGTGGTTAAGGGTGAGCTAAAACCATTCAATGCCACCCGGGGTTCCTTGGCTCAAATTGACCCTGCGGAGTTTGAAGGGCAAAAAAGGATGCCCAGGGCAGTTATGCCCACCGTTGACCCGGCTGTGCGTAAAGATAACTTTAACCAATTTGAACTGGGTTTCACGCCGGAGGTGGCCCAGGCGGAGGCTGCCCGCTGTTTATCCTGTGGTTGCCTAGATGTATTTAATTGCCGCTTGCGGGAGTACGCTACCCAATTAGACGTTCAAGTTGATCGCCTAGGCTTAGGAGGAAAGCGCTACCCAGTATTTAAAGACCACCCCGACCTGGTGAGAGATCCAAATAAATGTGTGTTATGCGGTAATTGTGTACGCATCTGCCAGGAAGTTGTGGGCATAGGGGCGTTGGGTTTTGTAAATCGTGGATACGATACAGTGGTGTTGCCATCATTGAAGAAACCCCTGGCGGAAACAGATTGCAATGCTTGCGGCCAGTGTGTGGCAGTTTGCCCCACTGGAGCTTTAACCTACAAAAATAGGCAAGCAAAACCGGGACCTTGGAAAACAGAGCTGGTTGAGTCGGTATGTAATGAATGTAATATCGGCTGTAAATTGTGTGTAGAGGTAGCGGGCAGGCAAATTGTCAGTGTCACCTCCCCTGTTAAGGGCAACCCGGTTAATTACGGTTATCTCTGCAGTAAAGGCAGCTTTGGATATAAAGACCTAGAAGGTTTAAAGAGATTAAATGTTCCTTTGATCAAGAAAGAAGGAAAGATGGAGGAGGTTACTTGGCAGCAAGCCATTGATGCTGCGGCCCATATTATAAAAACAGTTCGGGATACAGAGGGACTGGATAGCATTGCGGTGGCTGTTTCACCCGGTTTAACCAATGAAGAGATATATTTAACAAATAAAATAGGACGTACCGTACTGGGAACCAATGAACAGTACAGCACTGTCTTTGTACCCACAGGAAAAGTCCTTTCAGAAATTATAAGTGCCGGTGAAAGTCCCTCCCTGGAGGATGTTGCATCCAGCGATTTAGTAATGGTTGTTGGCCAAGGTATCACTGAAAATTATCCAGTTATTTCTTATAAATTGAGAAAGGCGGTGGAGCAGGGCGGCAAATTGGTGGTTATCAGTCCTGATAGTGAAGAATTTGAGCTCCTTAGTACTTATAATCTAAAGGTACATCCCCAACATCTGGTTAGTTTATTAGAATGCCTAGTTAAAGCTGTGGTGGACAACAACTTGCAGCAGTCGGCCATCGATGCTGAAATTACTGTCTCTTCATCATGGTGCAACCAGGAACAAATTAACCAATTGGTAGAGTTGTGGAGAAAGGCTAAGAAGCCAATTGTTTTGGTTAACGGTCAGGTTATTGGTGCGGAAGAATTAACACAACTTAAGCGATTGCTGTTACTGACCGGTCACCTTGGTAAGCGGGGTAAATCCATAGTGGTACTGTACCCATATGGCAACATACAGTATTTAACGAAAACAGGTATTAAAACCGATGCCAAAGACCGGGCTCAGCTGATTGACAAACTAAATAACGGAAAGATAAAAGCCGCTTTAATTATCGATGATGGTTTAGGTTTAAACACCGATTTATTGGGTGCCGATATCAAAACAATTTTGATCACGCCTTATCAGCATGAGAAACCACGGGCAGATGTAATCTTGCCCGCTGCAACTATTTTTGAAACCAATGGCAGCTTGTTAAACTGTGAAGGCAGAATCCAATATATTACCGCCTGCAGAGCCCCATTGGCAGGTAAACGAAACTGTTCAATTTTACTGGAGTTAGCCAAAGCATTGGGGCAGGAAATGCCTTATACCGGTGAACCTGATATTCATAGGCAGATGTTTAAAAGTTATTTTAAGTAG